A stretch of Arthrobacter sp. NEB 688 DNA encodes these proteins:
- the alaS gene encoding alanine--tRNA ligase, with the protein METSEIRRRWLDFFERNGHTVVPSAPLVHDDPNLLFVNAGMVPFKPYFLGQETAPYDRATSVQKCVRTQDIEEVGKTSRHGTFFQMNGNFSFGDYFKEKAISLAWELVTTPQDRGGFGLDPERIWPTVLEGDDEALGIWHEQVGVPLERIVRRGLADNYWHMGVPGPGGPCSEIFYDRGPEYGPDGGPAVDEDRFMEFWNLVFMQENLTEVRTKVDFDVSGPLPRKNIDTGMGLERIASILQGVDNMYEIDEVYPVLARAAEMTGKEYGTRSGHSAGSSHPDDVRLRVVADHVRSSLMLIGDGVTPGNEGRGYVLRRMLRRSVRSMRLLGYEDPCLPELLPVSLERMKQSYPELEAGFDRIAQIAYAEEEAFRRTLASGTTILDTAVARTKESGGTVLAGDQAFQLHDTYGFPIDLTLEMAAEQGVEVDRDGFTRLMQEQRQRAKADAKAKKSGHVNTEVWRDLRALGATDFRAYHELSSEASVVGLVVGGERVEELEPGTRAQVVLDRTPFYAESGGQVADEGVITADGLELRVLDVQRPVKGLIAHTVEVVSGALRPGSSVLAQVDRDWRVAACQAHSGTHVVHAALRQVLGPSALQSGSYNKPGYLRLDFAWGQALSPETRSEIEEVANLALRQDLPVSATYMPLPQAREIGALALFGETYDEDVRVVEIGGPWSRELCGGTHVAHSSQIGALTLTGESSVGSGVRRVEAFVGMDALRHLAKERAIVAELTGQVGGRPDELAERVAGLLGRLRDAERELDRLRKEQIQARAGSLTDRARDVGGITFLGHDAGDAGADDVRTMVLDLRGRLGDERPSVVAITGVAKGRPVVVVATNPAARERGVKAGELVRAAAQALGGGGGGKDDIAQGGGQDPAKVGEALAAVEWRVGEIAG; encoded by the coding sequence ATGGAAACCTCCGAGATCCGCCGCCGCTGGCTCGACTTCTTCGAGCGCAACGGCCACACCGTGGTCCCCTCGGCGCCCCTCGTCCACGACGACCCGAACCTGCTGTTCGTCAACGCCGGCATGGTGCCCTTCAAGCCGTACTTCCTCGGCCAGGAGACCGCGCCCTACGACCGCGCGACGAGCGTCCAGAAGTGCGTGCGCACCCAGGACATCGAGGAGGTCGGCAAGACCTCCCGGCACGGCACGTTCTTCCAGATGAACGGCAACTTCTCCTTCGGCGACTACTTCAAGGAGAAGGCCATCTCCCTCGCCTGGGAGCTCGTGACGACCCCCCAGGACCGCGGCGGCTTCGGCCTCGACCCGGAGCGCATCTGGCCGACCGTCCTCGAGGGCGACGACGAGGCCCTCGGCATCTGGCACGAGCAGGTCGGCGTCCCGCTCGAGCGCATCGTGCGCCGGGGCCTGGCCGACAACTACTGGCACATGGGCGTCCCCGGCCCGGGCGGCCCCTGCTCCGAGATCTTCTACGACCGCGGGCCGGAGTACGGCCCCGACGGCGGCCCGGCCGTCGACGAGGACCGGTTCATGGAGTTCTGGAACCTCGTCTTCATGCAGGAGAACCTCACCGAGGTCCGCACCAAGGTCGACTTCGACGTCAGCGGCCCGCTCCCGCGCAAGAACATCGACACCGGGATGGGGCTGGAGCGCATCGCGTCCATCCTCCAGGGCGTCGACAACATGTACGAGATCGACGAGGTCTACCCGGTCCTCGCCCGCGCCGCGGAGATGACCGGCAAGGAGTACGGCACCCGCTCGGGGCACTCGGCCGGCTCGAGCCACCCCGACGACGTGCGGCTGCGCGTCGTCGCCGACCACGTCCGCTCCTCGCTCATGCTCATCGGCGACGGCGTGACGCCGGGTAACGAGGGCCGCGGGTACGTGCTGCGCCGGATGCTGCGCCGTTCGGTGCGCTCGATGCGCCTGCTCGGCTACGAGGACCCCTGCCTGCCCGAGCTGCTCCCCGTCTCGCTCGAGCGGATGAAGCAGTCCTACCCCGAGCTCGAGGCCGGCTTCGACCGGATCGCGCAGATCGCCTACGCGGAGGAGGAGGCGTTCCGCCGCACGCTGGCGTCCGGCACGACGATCCTCGACACCGCGGTCGCCCGGACCAAGGAGTCCGGCGGCACGGTGCTCGCCGGCGACCAGGCCTTCCAGCTGCACGACACCTACGGCTTCCCCATCGACCTCACCCTCGAGATGGCGGCCGAGCAGGGCGTCGAGGTCGACCGTGACGGCTTCACCCGCCTGATGCAGGAGCAGCGCCAGCGCGCGAAGGCCGACGCGAAGGCCAAGAAGTCCGGCCACGTCAACACCGAGGTGTGGCGCGACCTGCGCGCCCTCGGCGCCACCGACTTCCGCGCCTACCACGAGCTGAGCAGCGAGGCGAGCGTCGTCGGCCTCGTCGTCGGCGGCGAGCGGGTCGAGGAGCTCGAGCCGGGCACGCGCGCCCAGGTCGTCCTCGACCGCACCCCGTTCTACGCCGAGTCCGGTGGCCAGGTCGCCGACGAGGGCGTCATCACCGCCGACGGCCTCGAGCTGCGCGTCCTCGACGTGCAGCGCCCGGTCAAGGGGCTCATCGCGCACACCGTCGAGGTCGTCTCCGGGGCGCTGCGCCCCGGCTCGTCGGTCCTCGCGCAGGTCGACCGCGACTGGCGCGTCGCGGCCTGCCAGGCGCACTCCGGCACGCACGTCGTCCACGCGGCGCTGCGCCAGGTGCTCGGCCCGTCGGCGCTGCAGTCCGGCTCGTACAACAAGCCCGGCTACCTCCGCCTCGACTTCGCGTGGGGCCAGGCGCTCTCGCCCGAGACCCGCAGCGAGATCGAGGAGGTCGCCAACCTCGCGCTGCGCCAGGACCTCCCGGTCTCGGCCACGTACATGCCGCTGCCGCAGGCCCGCGAGATCGGCGCGCTCGCGCTCTTCGGCGAGACCTACGACGAGGACGTCCGCGTCGTCGAGATCGGCGGCCCGTGGAGCCGCGAGCTCTGCGGTGGCACGCACGTCGCGCACTCCAGCCAGATCGGCGCCCTCACCCTGACCGGCGAGTCCTCCGTCGGCTCGGGCGTGCGCCGCGTCGAGGCGTTCGTCGGGATGGACGCGCTGCGCCACCTCGCGAAGGAGCGCGCCATCGTCGCCGAGCTGACCGGCCAGGTCGGCGGGCGTCCCGACGAGCTCGCCGAGCGCGTCGCCGGCCTCCTGGGCCGGCTGCGCGACGCCGAGCGCGAGCTCGACCGCCTGCGCAAGGAGCAGATCCAGGCCCGGGCCGGCTCGCTCACCGACCGCGCCCGCGACGTCGGCGGCATCACCTTCCTCGGCCACGACGCCGGGGACGCCGGCGCCGACGACGTCCGCACGATGGTCCTCGACCTGCGCGGCCGCCTCGGCGACGAGCGCCCCTCGGTCGTCGCCATCACCGGTGTCGCCAAGGGCCGTCCGGTCGTCGTCGTCGCGACGAACCCCGCGGCGCGCGAGCGCGGCGTCAAGGCCGGCGAGCTCGTCCGCGCGGCGGCCCAGGCCCTCGGCGGCGGCGGCGGCGGCAAGGACGACATCGCCCAGGGCGGCGGGCAGGACCCGGCCAAGGTCGGGGAGGCGCTCGCCGCGGTCGAGTGGCGCGTCGGGGAGATCGCCGGCTGA
- a CDS encoding DUF948 domain-containing protein has protein sequence MDVTLGGIAGLVAALAFAYLVVRVAGLVGKAGRILDEARESVRTTTENVQPTLKSLTDTVGLTNDQLARVDAITSSVSTMTTNASALTSVFAATVGSPLIKVAAYSYGVRTAVRGLRKVSS, from the coding sequence ATGGACGTCACGCTCGGAGGGATCGCGGGACTCGTCGCCGCGCTCGCGTTCGCCTACCTCGTCGTCCGGGTCGCCGGGCTCGTCGGCAAGGCCGGCCGGATCCTCGACGAGGCGCGCGAGAGCGTCCGCACGACGACCGAGAACGTGCAGCCGACGCTCAAGAGCCTCACCGACACCGTCGGGCTGACCAACGACCAGCTCGCGCGGGTCGACGCCATCACGAGCTCGGTCTCGACGATGACGACCAACGCCTCGGCCCTGACCTCGGTCTTCGCCGCGACCGTCGGCTCGCCCCTCATCAAGGTCGCGGCCTACAGCTACGGCGTCCGCACCGCGGTGCGCGGCCTGCGCAAGGTCTCCTCGTGA
- a CDS encoding TraR/DksA C4-type zinc finger protein, whose product MDPDATLATHEEQLEADLATLTAAPPEGENLSFGKRIGDGTSLAVDRLSAVAVQEQLLDSLAQVRRARARVADGTYGTCEVCGEPIPAARLEARPWAARCVRHA is encoded by the coding sequence ATGGACCCCGACGCGACCCTGGCCACCCACGAGGAGCAGCTCGAGGCCGACCTCGCGACGCTGACCGCCGCCCCGCCCGAGGGCGAGAACCTCTCCTTCGGCAAGCGCATCGGCGACGGCACGTCCCTCGCGGTCGACCGGCTCTCGGCCGTCGCGGTGCAGGAGCAGCTCCTCGACTCCCTGGCCCAGGTGCGCCGGGCCCGCGCCCGCGTCGCCGACGGGACCTACGGCACCTGCGAGGTCTGCGGCGAGCCGATCCCCGCCGCCCGGCTCGAGGCCCGTCCGTGGGCCGCCCGCTGCGTCCGCCACGCCTGA
- a CDS encoding replication-associated recombination protein A, with translation MPSSVVPPLAVRMRPRSLDEVRGQADVLRPGSPLRRLVEGSGGAAGPLSAILWGPPGTGKTTLAHLVATASEREFVELSAVTAGVKDVRQVMEQAQRTRDLYARQTVLFLDEIHRFTKAQQDALLPGVENRQVVLVAATTENPSFSVIAPLLSRSMLVTLVSLTDDDVADVLTRAAADERGLAGAYELADDAREHLVRLAGGDARRALTFLEAAAGVADDSVAPGAQRPEPLVVTLAHTEQAVAHAAVRYDRTGDQHYDVASALIKSMRGSDVDAALHYLARMLEAGEDPRFIARRIVISASEDVGMADPTALQTAVAAMHAVAQIGMPEARIILAQAVVHNALAPKSNAAYGGINAAIADVRAGRGGSVPLHLRGSGYGGASRIAEASAQAAGRKKAPVYVYAHDEPDGVAAQQYLPDDLHGAADYYHPTDRGFEARLQERWRWLRERLGR, from the coding sequence GTGCCGTCGTCCGTCGTGCCGCCGCTCGCCGTCCGGATGCGCCCGCGCAGCCTCGACGAGGTGCGCGGCCAGGCCGACGTCCTGCGCCCGGGCAGCCCGCTGCGCCGGCTCGTCGAGGGCAGCGGCGGCGCGGCCGGCCCGCTGTCGGCGATCCTCTGGGGCCCGCCCGGCACCGGCAAGACCACGCTCGCCCACCTCGTGGCGACGGCCTCCGAGCGCGAGTTCGTCGAGCTCTCGGCCGTCACCGCCGGGGTCAAGGACGTCCGGCAGGTCATGGAGCAGGCCCAGCGCACCCGCGACCTCTACGCCCGCCAGACCGTCCTCTTCCTCGACGAGATCCACCGGTTCACCAAGGCCCAGCAGGACGCTCTCCTGCCCGGTGTCGAGAACCGCCAGGTCGTCCTCGTCGCCGCCACGACCGAGAACCCCAGCTTCTCGGTCATCGCCCCGCTCCTGTCGCGCTCGATGCTCGTCACCCTCGTGTCGCTCACCGACGACGACGTGGCCGACGTGCTCACCCGCGCCGCCGCCGACGAGCGCGGCCTCGCCGGCGCCTACGAGCTGGCCGACGACGCCCGCGAGCACCTCGTGCGCCTCGCCGGCGGTGACGCCCGCCGCGCACTGACCTTCCTCGAGGCCGCCGCCGGGGTCGCCGACGACTCCGTGGCCCCGGGGGCGCAGCGCCCCGAGCCGCTCGTCGTCACGCTCGCCCACACCGAGCAGGCGGTCGCGCACGCCGCGGTCCGCTACGACCGCACCGGCGACCAGCACTACGACGTCGCCTCGGCGCTCATCAAGTCGATGCGCGGCTCCGACGTCGACGCCGCCCTGCACTACCTCGCCCGGATGCTCGAGGCCGGCGAGGACCCGCGCTTCATCGCCCGGCGCATCGTCATCTCGGCCTCCGAGGACGTCGGGATGGCCGACCCGACCGCGCTGCAGACCGCCGTCGCCGCGATGCACGCCGTCGCGCAGATCGGCATGCCGGAGGCGCGGATCATCCTCGCCCAGGCCGTCGTCCACAACGCCCTGGCGCCGAAGTCGAACGCCGCGTACGGCGGCATCAACGCCGCGATCGCCGACGTCCGCGCCGGGCGCGGCGGCTCGGTGCCGCTGCACCTGCGGGGGAGCGGCTACGGCGGCGCGAGCCGGATCGCCGAGGCCTCGGCGCAGGCCGCGGGCCGGAAGAAGGCGCCCGTGTACGTCTACGCCCACGACGAGCCCGACGGCGTCGCCGCCCAGCAGTACCTGCCGGACGACCTGCACGGCGCCGCCGACTACTACCACCCGACCGACCGCGGCTTCGAGGCCCGGCTCCAGGAGCGGTGGCGCTGGCTGCGGGAGCGCCTCGGCCGCTGA